A genome region from Streptomyces sp. NBC_01296 includes the following:
- a CDS encoding class I SAM-dependent methyltransferase: MAAHLENGGELQLPVLHRTADRLGELLGPGAEVRRILDIGSGPGVMTCVLAEAFAGAETVAVDGAPVLLERTSARAERLGLGGRVTVRHAELPEGLHGADGQGTDRGLGTADLIWSSKTVHHLGDQQGALNALTALLRPGGLLAVAEGGLPMRFLPRDIAIGAPGLQTRLDAVQEHSFARMRAELPGSVPVVEDWPAMLRRAGLTGVGGFTYLLDLPAPLGGTARTFLHAQLTRLRDNASDLLTADDLGTLDVLLDPEAEQGILHRPDAFLLSATTVFTGVRAADDERRAR; this comes from the coding sequence ATGGCCGCCCACCTGGAGAACGGCGGCGAACTGCAGCTCCCGGTCCTCCACCGGACGGCGGACCGCCTGGGCGAACTGCTCGGCCCCGGGGCGGAGGTCCGGCGGATCCTCGACATCGGCAGCGGGCCGGGCGTGATGACCTGTGTCCTCGCCGAAGCCTTCGCAGGGGCCGAGACCGTCGCCGTGGACGGCGCCCCCGTGCTGCTGGAGCGCACCTCGGCCCGCGCCGAGCGGCTCGGACTCGGCGGCAGGGTGACCGTACGGCACGCGGAACTGCCCGAGGGCCTGCACGGCGCAGACGGACAGGGGACGGACCGCGGCCTCGGCACGGCGGATCTGATCTGGAGCAGCAAGACCGTGCACCACCTCGGCGATCAGCAGGGCGCGCTGAACGCACTCACCGCTCTGCTGAGGCCCGGCGGGCTGCTCGCCGTGGCCGAAGGCGGCCTGCCGATGCGCTTCCTCCCGCGCGACATCGCGATCGGCGCCCCCGGTCTGCAGACCCGGCTCGACGCCGTCCAGGAGCACTCGTTCGCGAGGATGCGCGCCGAGCTCCCCGGCAGCGTCCCCGTCGTCGAGGACTGGCCCGCGATGCTCCGCCGCGCCGGGCTCACCGGCGTCGGCGGCTTCACGTACCTCCTCGACCTGCCGGCCCCCCTGGGCGGGACGGCCCGCACCTTCCTGCACGCCCAGCTGACCCGGCTGCGGGACAACGCGAGCGACCTCCTGACCGCGGACGACCTCGGCACGCTCGACGTGCTGCTCGATCCCGAGGCGGAGCAGGGCATCCTGCACCGGCCCGACGCCTTCCTCCTGTCCGCCACCACGGTCTTCACCGGCGTGCGCGCGGCCGATGACGAACGCAGAGCACGGTGA
- a CDS encoding anti-sigma factor, translating to MKHDGELHTLTGAYALHALTPAEHEVFSAHLADCPSCGQEVADFSATAARLGAAAALPPPARMKDEVLFAIDSVRQLPPLLPAVGKSMTFTAILRRKAITLAIAAGLAGVAVLGGVALWQNQRTDQALQQAEASERRLQDLTAVMAAPDVRTVHGRTTGGAATSVVSSKLQNRAVFIGSGLPDPGEGRTYQLWFDDHGTMRPAGLLTAEGATLMQGGIRGATGVGLTVEPAGGSAQPTSRPLMLLALPT from the coding sequence ATGAAGCACGACGGGGAACTGCACACCCTCACCGGCGCGTACGCCCTCCACGCACTCACTCCTGCGGAGCACGAGGTGTTCAGCGCACACCTCGCCGACTGCCCTTCCTGCGGGCAGGAGGTGGCCGACTTCTCCGCCACCGCCGCCCGACTGGGCGCGGCTGCCGCGCTCCCGCCGCCCGCGCGCATGAAGGACGAGGTCCTGTTCGCCATCGACTCCGTCCGCCAACTGCCGCCGCTGCTGCCCGCGGTGGGCAAGTCGATGACGTTCACCGCGATCCTGCGACGCAAGGCCATCACGCTGGCCATCGCCGCAGGCCTCGCCGGGGTGGCGGTGCTCGGGGGCGTCGCCCTCTGGCAGAACCAGCGCACCGACCAGGCCCTGCAGCAGGCGGAGGCCTCCGAACGCCGCCTCCAGGACCTCACCGCCGTGATGGCCGCCCCCGACGTCCGTACGGTGCACGGCCGCACCACCGGCGGCGCCGCCACCTCCGTGGTCAGCTCCAAGCTGCAGAACAGGGCGGTCTTCATCGGCTCCGGGCTTCCCGACCCGGGCGAGGGCAGGACGTACCAGCTCTGGTTCGACGACCACGGCACCATGCGCCCCGCCGGGCTCCTCACCGCGGAGGGGGCCACGCTCATGCAGGGCGGCATCCGCGGCGCCACCGGGGTGGGTCTCACCGTCGAACCCGCCGGCGGATCCGCCCAGCCCACCAGCCGCCCCCTGATGCTCCTTGCGCTGCCGACCTGA
- a CDS encoding helix-turn-helix domain-containing protein — MDTPSDTPSGTPSDTPSHAPSDAPSDTPPLPYRAVLDEVGPRLKRLRAQRGLTLAALSEATGISKSTLSRLESGQRRPSLELLLPLAGAYHVPLDDLVGAPEVGDPRVRLTPRKLPNGGSFVPLSRGPGPLQAYKMVISDRGAEPDLRTHEGYEWMYVLEGRLRLVLAEHDLVLGPGEVAEFDTRLPHWFSSADGRPVEILSLFGRQGERMHVRAKPLG, encoded by the coding sequence ATGGACACCCCATCCGACACCCCGTCCGGCACCCCGTCCGACACCCCGTCCCACGCACCATCCGACGCGCCGTCGGACACTCCGCCGCTGCCGTACCGGGCGGTCCTGGACGAGGTCGGCCCCCGGCTCAAACGGCTGCGTGCCCAGCGCGGCCTCACCCTGGCCGCGCTCTCCGAGGCGACCGGCATCTCCAAGAGCACCCTGTCCCGGCTGGAGTCCGGGCAGCGCCGCCCCAGCCTGGAACTGCTGCTGCCGCTGGCCGGTGCGTACCACGTACCCCTGGACGACCTGGTCGGCGCCCCCGAAGTGGGCGATCCCCGGGTCCGGCTGACGCCCCGTAAGCTGCCGAACGGTGGTTCGTTCGTCCCGCTGTCCCGGGGCCCGGGCCCCCTCCAGGCGTACAAGATGGTCATCTCCGACCGGGGTGCCGAGCCGGACCTGCGTACGCACGAGGGCTACGAGTGGATGTACGTGCTGGAGGGCCGGCTCCGGCTGGTGCTCGCCGAGCACGATCTGGTCCTCGGCCCCGGGGAGGTGGCCGAGTTCGACACCCGGCTGCCCCACTGGTTCAGCAGCGCCGACGGGCGGCCCGTCGAGATCCTCAGCCTCTTCGGGAGACAGGGCGAGCGCATGCACGTCCGCGCCAAGCCCCTCGGCTGA
- a CDS encoding MFS transporter, with protein MKRLDAGRVEAPAGSAGGKTASVRWALAGLSLSMLLSSLGTSTANVGLPTLAQVFSASFQQVQWIVLAYLLAITTLIVSVGRLGDMIGRRRLLLSGISLFTAASVLCGLAPTLWLLIAARAAQGLGAATMMALTMAFVGETVPKERTGSAMGLLGTMSSIGTALGPSLGGLLLAGPGWRAIFLVNAPLGVLALVLAHRHLPVDEQGAKADRGRFDHVGTLLLALTLGAYALAMTVGRGSFGPLNTALLAAAALGVGLFVRAEARVASPLIRLAVFRDPLLSASLCTSGLVSTVMMTTLVVGPFYLSRALGLGEALVGLVLSVGPLVAALTGVPAGRIADRFGARRMTVAGLSGVAVGCGALSLTSVTLGVAGYIVPLVVTTAGYAVFQTANNTAVMADVGPDQRGVISGVLNLSRNLGLVTGASVMGAVFALASATTDVTTAQPEAVAHGMRITLAVAATLIVAAIALTVGGRTLARRRPGG; from the coding sequence GTGAAGCGCCTCGACGCAGGGCGCGTCGAGGCGCCGGCCGGGAGCGCCGGAGGGAAGACGGCTTCGGTCCGGTGGGCGCTCGCCGGCCTGTCCCTGTCCATGTTGCTGTCCTCGCTCGGCACCAGCACCGCCAACGTCGGCCTGCCGACGCTGGCGCAGGTGTTCAGCGCCTCGTTCCAGCAGGTCCAGTGGATCGTCCTCGCCTATCTCCTTGCCATCACCACCCTGATCGTCAGCGTCGGCCGGCTCGGTGACATGATCGGCCGCCGCAGGCTGCTCCTGTCAGGGATCTCCCTGTTCACGGCGGCCTCGGTGCTGTGCGGCCTCGCCCCCACGCTCTGGCTGCTGATCGCCGCCCGGGCCGCGCAAGGCCTCGGCGCGGCCACCATGATGGCCCTGACCATGGCGTTCGTCGGCGAGACCGTACCGAAGGAGAGGACCGGCAGCGCCATGGGGCTGCTCGGCACCATGTCCTCGATCGGCACGGCCCTCGGCCCCTCGCTCGGCGGTCTGCTGCTCGCCGGACCGGGCTGGCGGGCGATCTTCCTCGTCAATGCGCCGCTGGGCGTCCTCGCACTCGTCCTGGCCCACCGCCACCTGCCCGTCGACGAGCAGGGCGCGAAGGCCGACCGGGGCCGCTTCGACCACGTCGGCACGCTGCTCCTCGCGCTGACGCTCGGGGCCTATGCCCTGGCCATGACCGTGGGGCGCGGCAGTTTCGGTCCGCTCAACACAGCTCTCCTGGCGGCCGCCGCCCTCGGAGTGGGCCTGTTCGTACGGGCCGAGGCGAGAGTGGCATCCCCACTGATCCGGTTGGCCGTGTTCCGGGATCCGCTGCTGAGCGCGAGCCTCTGTACGAGCGGGCTCGTCTCCACCGTGATGATGACGACGCTGGTGGTCGGGCCGTTCTACCTCTCGCGTGCGCTCGGGCTCGGCGAGGCCCTGGTGGGACTCGTCCTGTCGGTCGGTCCGCTCGTCGCCGCGCTGACCGGTGTGCCGGCCGGCCGTATCGCGGACCGCTTCGGCGCCCGGCGCATGACCGTCGCCGGGCTCTCGGGCGTGGCCGTGGGCTGCGGCGCCCTGTCCCTCACGTCGGTGACGCTCGGAGTGGCCGGCTACATCGTCCCGCTCGTGGTCACCACCGCCGGCTACGCGGTGTTCCAGACGGCCAACAACACCGCCGTCATGGCAGACGTCGGCCCGGACCAGCGGGGCGTCATCTCCGGAGTGCTCAACCTCTCCCGCAACCTGGGGCTCGTCACGGGCGCATCCGTGATGGGCGCCGTGTTCGCGCTCGCATCGGCCACGACCGACGTCACGACGGCGCAGCCCGAGGCCGTGGCCCACGGGATGCGGATCACGTTGGCCGTCGCGGCGACGCTGATCGTCGCCGCGATCGCCCTCACGGTGGGAGGCCGTACGCTCGCGCGGCGCCGCCCGGGCGGCTGA
- a CDS encoding amidohydrolase family protein has protein sequence MNAPYGIDPRTLSRRRLLAAAGAVGAAELLGAGPSAAARTGSPPAAPAPLSFTAATNGAASLSPGGDRLIAEIHNVLWSVPASGGDAVPLTAAALEANRPVHSPDGASVAFCAFGSGTYHVWTMRPDGTGLRQRTEGPFDHRGPAWSPDGTRLAFTSERAGDPVGGAPYRIHVLELASGAVTRMTGRAGQDGPLQGGAWEDFDPTWSPDGERILFVRATVTAAATGPRADARTIASVPADGSGPVTVAFTEQEPAAQLLAPAVAPDGRRTAWLRTTPPPNASCVLVVDGRPVPVTGDVAAQPPRWTAAGELLVTVDGRFTLVRPQQPQALRTIPFRARVAADRPRYRTKQYDLGGESRVRPVRGIHLPALSPDGRYVAFAALNTLWLGSTSGGRPPRRLRRAAPTRYLLAPSWAPDGRSLLYCEDRDGLMAVHRQDLATGAESTVATGGRVFPALSPDGRRLACLDLVGRLLVRDLAGGTERVLAAPLGGGGLPGRPSWSPDGSRIALCDRNRLNMRFREGYNLIRVVDAASGSDRLHPVAPHASVADRYDSGPVWSPDGRFMAVIVESALCLLPVAPDGSPRGALRTLTAEPADHPSWSGDSKTLLYLSGTRLRLIGVDGGSPRTVRLTLDQRRPTPPDTVVHAGRLWDGTGETVREDVDVLVRSGRIAAVEPHRASRVSAPGGARYVDASARTVVPGLWDTHTHPWQSTYGGRQSVGQLTYGITTAVSLGGFAYEQARIREAVASGQLAGPRLLTSGELLDGARVAYSMGRAHRTAEGLRRSLERGAALDWDFVKTYVRAPFWVMEQAARFAHDRLGVRCGSHLASLAMPSGQDLTTHLQATERAEAGHVLTASGCSHQDVSEIYGGGDGRLAMIATPFAATALIGADPGLADDRRVTAVMAPWDADLVRRSAAAAPTAAQLATLRRETDIYRRLLAAGGLVALGTDAPLVPVGLSLHLGLRALHRGGLSPAEALRTVTVLPARLFGLGDELGTVRPGRIADLTIVDGDPFTDFDTLVRTSGVLRGGVPHTTEELVAACAPLTEAPATGTPAAGGPAHRQAEPVDWLGERHLMLRDGCCHATG, from the coding sequence ATGAATGCCCCCTACGGCATCGACCCGCGCACCCTGTCCCGCCGCCGGCTGCTCGCGGCAGCGGGCGCCGTCGGCGCGGCGGAGCTCCTCGGGGCGGGACCCTCGGCAGCGGCCCGAACCGGCAGTCCGCCGGCCGCGCCCGCACCGTTGTCCTTCACGGCGGCGACGAACGGCGCGGCGAGCCTGTCTCCGGGCGGGGACCGGCTGATCGCCGAGATCCACAACGTGCTGTGGTCGGTGCCGGCTTCCGGGGGCGACGCCGTGCCGCTCACCGCAGCGGCGCTGGAGGCGAACCGGCCCGTGCACTCCCCCGACGGCGCGTCGGTGGCCTTCTGCGCCTTCGGCAGCGGCACCTACCACGTCTGGACCATGCGCCCCGACGGAACCGGGCTGCGGCAGCGCACCGAGGGCCCGTTCGACCACCGCGGGCCGGCCTGGTCGCCCGACGGGACGCGCCTCGCGTTCACTTCCGAGCGCGCCGGGGATCCGGTGGGCGGGGCCCCGTACCGGATCCACGTGCTGGAGCTGGCGAGTGGCGCCGTCACCCGGATGACCGGCCGGGCCGGGCAGGACGGGCCCCTGCAAGGCGGTGCCTGGGAGGACTTCGACCCCACGTGGTCGCCGGACGGGGAGCGGATCCTGTTCGTCCGGGCGACGGTGACGGCCGCCGCGACCGGGCCCCGGGCGGATGCGCGGACCATCGCCTCCGTCCCCGCGGACGGCTCGGGTCCGGTCACCGTCGCCTTCACCGAGCAGGAACCGGCGGCGCAGCTCCTGGCCCCGGCGGTGGCGCCGGACGGCCGGCGTACGGCCTGGCTGCGGACCACGCCCCCGCCGAACGCCTCCTGCGTCCTCGTCGTCGACGGCCGGCCGGTCCCCGTCACCGGGGATGTCGCAGCCCAGCCGCCGCGTTGGACGGCCGCCGGGGAGCTGCTGGTCACGGTCGACGGCCGGTTCACCCTCGTCCGGCCGCAGCAGCCGCAGGCGCTCCGGACGATCCCCTTCCGCGCACGGGTGGCGGCGGACCGTCCGCGCTACCGGACCAAGCAGTACGACCTCGGCGGCGAAAGCCGCGTGCGCCCGGTCCGGGGCATTCATCTTCCCGCGCTGTCCCCTGACGGACGGTACGTCGCCTTCGCCGCCCTGAACACGCTGTGGCTCGGCAGCACCTCGGGCGGCCGCCCGCCCCGGCGGCTGCGCCGGGCGGCCCCCACCCGCTACCTGCTCGCCCCCTCGTGGGCGCCCGACGGGCGGTCCCTGCTGTACTGCGAGGACCGCGACGGACTGATGGCCGTGCACCGGCAGGATCTCGCCACGGGTGCCGAGAGCACGGTCGCGACCGGCGGCCGGGTCTTCCCCGCGCTGTCGCCCGACGGGCGGCGGCTCGCCTGCCTCGATCTGGTCGGGCGGCTCCTCGTACGCGACCTGGCCGGCGGCACGGAGCGCGTCCTCGCCGCGCCGCTCGGCGGGGGCGGACTGCCGGGCCGGCCCAGTTGGTCGCCCGACGGCTCCCGGATCGCCCTGTGTGACCGCAATCGGCTCAACATGCGGTTCAGGGAGGGCTACAACCTGATCCGGGTGGTCGACGCGGCGTCGGGCTCCGACCGGCTCCATCCCGTCGCCCCCCATGCCTCCGTGGCCGACCGGTACGACAGCGGGCCGGTCTGGTCGCCCGACGGCCGCTTCATGGCGGTGATCGTGGAATCCGCACTGTGCCTGCTGCCGGTCGCGCCCGACGGCTCCCCCCGGGGTGCCCTGCGCACCCTGACGGCCGAACCCGCCGACCATCCCTCGTGGTCCGGTGACTCGAAGACCCTGCTGTACCTCTCGGGCACACGGCTGCGCCTCATCGGCGTGGACGGCGGATCGCCGAGGACCGTGCGCCTGACGCTCGACCAGCGCCGGCCCACGCCGCCCGACACCGTGGTGCACGCCGGGCGGCTGTGGGACGGTACGGGCGAGACGGTGCGGGAGGACGTGGACGTCCTCGTCCGCTCCGGACGCATCGCCGCCGTCGAACCCCACCGCGCGTCCCGGGTGTCGGCACCGGGCGGCGCCCGGTACGTCGATGCCTCTGCCCGGACGGTCGTCCCGGGCCTGTGGGACACCCACACCCACCCGTGGCAGAGCACGTACGGGGGCCGCCAGAGCGTGGGCCAGCTGACGTACGGGATCACGACCGCCGTCTCGCTCGGCGGGTTCGCGTACGAACAGGCCCGGATCCGCGAGGCCGTGGCGTCCGGGCAGCTCGCCGGGCCGCGGCTGCTGACCAGCGGCGAGCTCCTCGACGGGGCGCGCGTCGCGTACAGCATGGGGCGCGCGCACCGCACGGCGGAGGGTCTGCGCCGGTCCTTGGAGCGGGGCGCCGCGCTCGACTGGGATTTCGTCAAGACCTATGTGCGGGCCCCGTTCTGGGTGATGGAGCAGGCCGCCCGGTTCGCCCACGACCGGCTCGGGGTCCGGTGCGGAAGCCACCTGGCCTCCCTGGCCATGCCGTCGGGCCAGGATCTGACCACCCATCTGCAGGCCACCGAACGCGCCGAGGCGGGGCACGTGCTCACCGCCTCCGGCTGTTCCCACCAGGACGTGAGCGAGATCTACGGCGGGGGCGACGGGCGGCTCGCGATGATCGCCACCCCGTTCGCGGCCACCGCACTGATCGGGGCCGATCCGGGCCTGGCCGACGACCGGCGGGTCACGGCCGTCATGGCGCCCTGGGACGCCGATCTGGTGCGCCGGTCCGCCGCGGCCGCCCCGACGGCCGCCCAGTTGGCGACGCTGCGCAGGGAGACCGACATCTACCGGAGGCTGCTGGCCGCGGGAGGCCTGGTCGCCCTCGGCACGGACGCGCCGCTGGTCCCGGTCGGGCTCTCCTTGCACCTGGGCCTGAGGGCCCTGCACCGGGGCGGGCTGTCCCCGGCCGAGGCCCTGCGCACGGTGACCGTCCTGCCGGCCCGGCTCTTCGGCCTCGGCGACGAACTCGGCACGGTGCGGCCCGGCAGGATCGCCGACCTGACGATCGTGGACGGGGACCCGTTCACGGACTTCGACACCCTGGTCCGCACCTCCGGCGTCCTCAGAGGCGGCGTACCGCACACGACCGAAGAGCTCGTGGCCGCCTGTGCCCCGTTGACCGAAGCCCCGGCGACCGGCACCCCCGCGGCCGGCGGCCCGGCCCACCGGCAGGCCGAACCCGTGGACTGGCTCGGCGAACGGCACCTGATGCTCCGCGACGGCTGCTGTCACGCCACCGGGTAG
- the pgm gene encoding phosphoglucomutase (alpha-D-glucose-1,6-bisphosphate-dependent) — MLNERAGQQARPEDLVDVARLVTAYYALHPDPADPGQRVAFGTSGHRGSSLATAFNEDHIAATSQAICEYRAQQGIDGPLFLGADTHALSEPARVTALEVFAAHDVTVLVDAADGYTPTPAVSHAILTHNRGRTSALADGVVVTPSHNPPADGGFKYNPPHGGPAGSEATGWIQERANEIISGGMKEVRRIPFARATAASTTGTYDYLGTYVRDLPSVLDLDAVRAAGVRIGADPLGGASVAYWGRIAEEHRLDLTVVNPNTDPTWRFMTLDWDGKIRMDCSSPYAMASLIEGRDRFQIATGNDADADRHGIVTPDGGLMNPNHYLATAIEYLYGHRRQWPAAAGIGKTLVSSSMIDRVAADLGRELVEVPVGFKWFVDGLSAGTIGFGGEESAGASFLRRDGSVWTTDKDGIILALLASEMLAVTGQSPSERYAGLTARFGEPAYARIDAPATREEKAVLGRLSPRQVTADTLAGEPVTSVLTEAPGNGAAIGGIKVTTEHAWFAARPSGTEDVYKIYAESFLGPDHLTRVQEEARSVVSAALAD, encoded by the coding sequence ATGCTCAACGAAAGAGCGGGGCAGCAGGCGCGCCCGGAGGACCTGGTCGACGTGGCCCGGCTGGTGACCGCGTACTACGCCCTGCACCCCGATCCGGCGGATCCCGGCCAGCGGGTCGCCTTCGGCACCTCGGGACACCGCGGCTCCTCCCTCGCCACGGCCTTCAACGAGGACCACATCGCCGCGACCAGCCAGGCGATCTGCGAGTACCGGGCCCAGCAGGGCATCGACGGCCCCCTGTTCCTCGGCGCGGACACCCATGCCCTGTCCGAGCCCGCCCGGGTGACCGCCCTCGAGGTCTTCGCCGCCCATGACGTGACCGTGCTCGTCGACGCCGCCGACGGCTACACCCCGACGCCCGCGGTCTCGCACGCGATCCTCACCCACAACCGCGGTCGCACCTCGGCCCTGGCCGACGGAGTGGTGGTCACCCCCTCGCACAACCCGCCCGCGGACGGCGGCTTCAAGTACAACCCGCCGCACGGCGGGCCCGCCGGCTCCGAGGCGACCGGCTGGATCCAGGAGCGCGCCAACGAGATCATCAGCGGCGGCATGAAGGAGGTCCGGCGGATCCCGTTCGCGCGGGCGACGGCCGCCTCGACCACAGGTACGTACGACTACCTCGGCACGTACGTGCGCGACCTGCCGTCCGTGCTCGACCTGGACGCCGTACGCGCCGCGGGCGTGCGCATCGGGGCCGACCCGCTCGGCGGGGCGTCCGTGGCGTACTGGGGGCGGATCGCCGAGGAGCACCGCCTCGACCTGACCGTGGTCAACCCGAACACCGACCCCACCTGGCGGTTCATGACGCTGGACTGGGACGGCAAGATCCGGATGGACTGCTCCTCCCCGTACGCGATGGCCTCGCTGATCGAGGGCCGGGACCGGTTCCAGATCGCCACCGGCAACGACGCGGACGCCGACCGGCACGGCATCGTGACCCCGGACGGCGGTCTGATGAACCCCAACCACTACCTCGCCACGGCGATCGAGTACCTCTACGGCCACCGTCGGCAGTGGCCGGCGGCTGCGGGCATCGGCAAGACGCTGGTGTCCTCGAGCATGATCGACCGGGTGGCCGCCGACCTGGGCCGCGAACTGGTGGAGGTGCCCGTCGGGTTCAAGTGGTTCGTCGACGGACTCTCCGCGGGCACCATCGGCTTCGGCGGCGAGGAATCGGCCGGAGCCTCGTTCCTGCGCCGCGACGGCTCCGTGTGGACCACCGACAAGGACGGCATCATCCTGGCCCTGCTGGCCTCGGAGATGCTGGCGGTCACGGGGCAGAGCCCGAGCGAGCGGTACGCCGGCCTGACGGCCCGCTTCGGCGAGCCGGCGTACGCCCGCATCGACGCGCCGGCCACCCGTGAGGAGAAGGCGGTACTGGGCCGGCTGTCACCCCGGCAGGTCACCGCCGACACCCTGGCGGGGGAGCCGGTCACGTCGGTGCTGACGGAGGCTCCCGGGAACGGGGCCGCCATCGGAGGCATCAAGGTCACGACGGAGCACGCCTGGTTCGCGGCCCGCCCGTCGGGCACGGAGGACGTCTACAAGATCTACGCCGAATCCTTCCTGGGCCCCGACCACCTGACCCGCGTACAGGAGGAGGCCCGCTCCGTCGTATCGGCGGCTCTCGCCGACTGA
- a CDS encoding alkaline phosphatase, with translation MRRSPAKTLTVLALAGAVAAGTAVTANSATQQGDQGREIHNVIYLLGDGMGRTHVTAARDRYYGPGGKLTMESLPFTGAVATYAVEKGSQKPALVTDSASSATAWSSGVKTYNAAIGVDSYEKKTATLMEQAKAAGFATGNVSTAEITDATPAAQFSHALLRGCQGPVYSEAACLPKKEDGTYEPAPQDKTLVTPIAEQIARNGTADVILGGGLARFEPDDQKALQAQGYQVLGSFGDPALPAQTAASQKVATKGDLDKANGKKVVGLFNRGNLTVEQAKAGLPAEAPQKQEPTLAEMAKKSISLLTDRKQQDRKKNKGFFLQIEGAQIDKRSHANDAAQTLGEIKAFDDAVKAAYEFAKKDGHTLVIVTADHECAGFNIIEKGTYTNAEAVAPPANVDAGNAANNSAPSRAASGAKDPARSSGAVNGAGSADAKNFAPATFRTPDDPAGVKDGSPDASLWLTYLSGNHTGADVPIFAYGPSGSVFAASQNNTELYGKMYRALFSRAPQQH, from the coding sequence ATGCGTCGCAGTCCCGCGAAGACACTGACCGTCCTTGCCCTAGCCGGCGCCGTGGCCGCCGGAACGGCCGTCACCGCCAACTCCGCCACCCAGCAGGGCGACCAGGGGAGGGAGATCCACAACGTCATCTACCTCCTCGGCGACGGCATGGGCCGCACCCATGTCACCGCCGCCCGTGACCGCTACTACGGGCCCGGCGGCAAGCTCACCATGGAGTCCCTCCCGTTCACGGGCGCGGTCGCCACGTACGCCGTGGAGAAGGGCAGCCAGAAGCCCGCGCTGGTCACCGACTCGGCCAGCTCCGCCACCGCCTGGTCCTCCGGCGTCAAGACGTACAACGCGGCCATCGGCGTCGACTCGTACGAGAAGAAGACCGCCACGCTGATGGAGCAGGCCAAGGCGGCCGGCTTCGCCACCGGCAACGTCTCCACCGCCGAGATCACCGACGCCACCCCGGCGGCGCAGTTCAGCCACGCACTGCTGCGCGGCTGCCAGGGCCCGGTGTACTCCGAGGCCGCCTGCCTCCCCAAGAAGGAGGACGGCACGTACGAGCCGGCGCCGCAGGACAAGACGCTGGTCACGCCGATCGCCGAGCAGATCGCCCGCAACGGCACCGCCGACGTCATCCTCGGCGGCGGCCTCGCCCGCTTCGAGCCGGACGACCAGAAGGCGCTGCAGGCCCAGGGCTACCAGGTGCTCGGCAGCTTCGGCGACCCGGCGCTGCCCGCCCAGACCGCCGCCAGCCAGAAGGTCGCCACCAAGGGCGACCTGGACAAGGCCAACGGCAAGAAGGTCGTCGGCCTGTTCAACCGCGGCAACCTGACCGTCGAGCAGGCCAAGGCCGGCCTGCCCGCGGAGGCCCCGCAGAAGCAGGAGCCGACCCTCGCGGAGATGGCCAAGAAGTCGATCTCGCTGCTGACCGACCGCAAGCAGCAGGACCGCAAGAAGAACAAGGGCTTCTTCCTCCAGATCGAGGGCGCCCAGATCGACAAGCGCTCGCACGCCAACGACGCGGCGCAGACGCTCGGCGAGATCAAGGCCTTCGACGACGCGGTCAAGGCGGCGTACGAGTTCGCGAAGAAGGACGGCCACACCCTCGTGATCGTCACGGCGGACCACGAGTGCGCCGGCTTCAACATCATCGAGAAGGGCACGTACACCAACGCCGAGGCCGTCGCGCCCCCGGCCAACGTGGACGCCGGCAACGCGGCGAACAACAGCGCCCCCTCGCGCGCGGCCTCCGGTGCCAAGGACCCGGCCCGCTCGAGCGGAGCCGTCAACGGCGCGGGCTCGGCCGACGCGAAGAACTTCGCGCCCGCCACGTTCCGTACGCCCGACGACCCGGCCGGCGTCAAGGACGGCAGCCCGGACGCGAGCCTGTGGCTGACGTACCTGTCCGGCAACCACACCGGCGCCGACGTGCCGATCTTCGCCTACGGCCCCAGCGGCAGCGTGTTCGCCGCCAGCCAGAACAACACGGAGCTGTACGGGAAGATGTACCGCGCGCTGTTCAGCCGGGCTCCCCAGCAGCACTGA
- the sigK gene encoding ECF RNA polymerase sigma factor SigK: MRRTDPGGPSATTGQPLPFGVPDAVGPRLEDLMSRVARGDKDAFSALYDALSGTVFGIVVRVVRDRAQSEEVAQEVMIDLWRQAARYRPEQGSVRTWAATLAHRRAVDRVRSAQAAINREHDQAAREQARPFDEVAEQVETRLESEQVRRCMRGLTEIQRQAVTLAYYQGLSYREVAETLRTPLPTIKTRMRDGLIRLRDCMGVTT; the protein is encoded by the coding sequence ATGCGACGGACCGACCCCGGCGGACCATCCGCCACCACCGGGCAACCGCTGCCCTTCGGCGTCCCCGACGCCGTGGGCCCCCGGCTCGAGGACCTGATGTCCCGGGTGGCCCGCGGTGACAAGGACGCCTTCTCCGCCCTCTACGACGCCCTGTCCGGGACCGTGTTCGGGATCGTCGTCCGGGTCGTACGCGACCGAGCCCAGTCCGAGGAGGTGGCACAGGAGGTGATGATCGACCTGTGGCGGCAAGCCGCCCGCTACCGCCCCGAACAGGGCAGCGTGCGCACCTGGGCCGCCACCCTGGCCCACCGCCGGGCCGTCGACCGCGTCCGCTCCGCCCAGGCCGCGATCAACCGCGAGCACGACCAGGCCGCCCGCGAGCAGGCGCGGCCGTTCGACGAGGTCGCGGAACAGGTCGAAACCCGCCTGGAGAGCGAACAGGTACGGCGCTGCATGCGCGGCCTGACCGAGATCCAGCGCCAGGCCGTCACTCTGGCCTACTACCAGGGCCTGTCCTACCGCGAGGTCGCCGAGACCTTGCGCACTCCACTGCCCACGATCAAGACACGCATGCGCGACGGGCTCATCCGGCTGCGCGACTGCATGGGGGTGACCACATGA